One Deinococcus radiopugnans ATCC 19172 genomic window, ACCGTGGGGGCCACGGACACGCAAGACCGCCGCGCGCCATATTCCGACTGGGGCAGCGCCGTGACTCTTTCGGCCCCCGGCGGCACGCAAGCCGAGGGGGTCGACGTATGGTGGGGGCCGCGCTGGGCTGAGCGGCGCGGCAGCAGTTACGCCGCGCCGCTGGTGGCCGGGGCCGCCAGTCTGCTGCTGGCCCAGCATCCGGCATTGACCCCGGCCCAGGTCAAGGCCATTTTGCAGCGCAGCGCCCGCCCCTTTGCGGTTGGAAGCTGTGATCCACGGCACCGGGCAGGATGCGGCGCAGGTGTGCTCGACGTGACGGCCGCGCTCAGGGCCGCGTCACCGCTGGGTCAGGGCCAGGTCCACTGAACTCAACGCGGCGCTTTCAGCCGCTCGCCCCGCAGCCGGTCTCTCGAATCCAACAAGGCGCGGTAGGCCAGCAGGACGGCGCCCAGACTCCCCAGCGCCGAACTTGCGGCCAGCACGAACATGATCACGATCTGGTACCGCACCGCCACCGCCGGCGAGGCTCCTGCCAGAATCTGCCCGGTCATCATGCCCGGCAGACTGACGATGCCCATGACCGCCATGCTGTTCAAGGTGGGCAGCATCCCCGTGCGCACGGCCGCCCGCACGGTACCGCGCGCCGCCTCCCAGCGCGTTGCCCCCAGGGCCAGCCGTTCCTCGATGGCGCTGCGGTTGTGGCCCAGATCAGAGGTAAAGCGGTCGAGGGCCAGCGAGACCCCAGTCAAGGTGTTGCCCAGCACCATGCCCAGGATCGGCACCGCGTACTGCGCCTCGAACCACGGCCTGATCTGGAGGACGGCGCCCAGCGTCAGTCCAGTTAAGACGAAGGAGCTGCCGAAGATGGCGGCGAAAGCGTCCAGAAAGATGCCCGGATAGCGCCCCCGCGTGCGGCCCACCGCCGCCTGCGCGGCCAGCACGGTCATCACCAGCCCGATGCCCAGAATCGGCCAGGGGGAACGCAGGGCGAAGACCCAGCCCAGAATCAGGCCCACCAGCAGGAGTTGCACGGTCATGCGCGTGCCGGCAGTCAGAATGTCGCGGCCCAGGCCCAGTCGCAGCCGCCACGACAGCAGGGCGCTGAGAAGCATCAGCGCCGCCGCCAGCACGACTTGAAAGAGGGAGATGGGCACGCTCATGCGCCTACACCCGAAAGAGAGTGAACGCGCGTGGCGAAGCGGGCCTGCTGCGCGCGGTCATGGCTGACGAAGATCAGCGCCCGCGCCGGGCCATCGGCCAGCCAGGCGCGTAACACGCTCTCTGCGCGTTCCGCCGTATCCGCGTCCAACGCCGACGTGGCCTCGTCCAGCAGCAGTACCGTGGGCGAGAGGAGCAGCGCGCGCACCAGCGCCACCAATTGCGCCTCACCGCCCGACAGATGCGCGGCGTCCTGATCCAGAAAGGTGGGCGGGCGGCCCAGCTGGTTCAGCAGGCGCGCGGCTTCCTCTGGTTGGTGGCGTTTCCCAGCGTGGACTTTGAATCCGAATGGTTCGGCCAGATGTGCCCCTACCGTGCCAGACGCGGGTGCGGGGCGTTGAAGCAGGGACATCACCTCCGCGCGGAACTGGGGCATGGGCCAGCTTGACTGGGACTTGCCGCGCAACCACACCTCCCCGCTTTGCAGCGCGTCCAGGCCCGCCAGCGCCCGCAGCAGCAGGCTTTTGCCCACGCCGGACGGCCCGGAAATCCCCAGCCGTTCGCCCACGCCGACCGCCAACTCCACGTCCTGCCACAGCCGCCGGGAGCCGACGGCGCGGCTCAGGCCACGTGCGCTCAGCAGAACCTCACCAGCTTCCACCGGCTGTTCTAGCGCCCCGCCCGGTTCCTGGCCCAGTTCAGATTGGCCAGCATCCCGGCGGGCGTGTGGCCCTGCGCAGCGTAGATCTTGGCGGCCTTCAGGTCCTGCGCCCGCGCCTCCGCGTTGCGGCCCTCCTTGCGCCAGACGTTGCCCAGCCCGCCAGCGGCCAGCGCGTTGTTCGGCTCCTCGGCCAGCGCCGCCTTGAGCCACTGCTCGCTCCGCTTCAGGCCCTCGGCGGTGGCCCTGCCCGTGCCGGTGCCCAGCAGGCCGCCGGTGGCCCGCTCGCTCCGGTAGTAGGCGAACTGGGAACGCACGTACCCCAGGCTCAGGAAGGTGAGGTCCGCGGGGTTGACCGTTCCCCTGCCGTCCGCGCGGGCGTAGGCCGTGATCACGTCGCCAGGGCCAAAACTCGCCTTCAGGAAGCGGGAGCCGCCCTCTGCCCAGGCCAGCACGCCGCTGTGCTTCGCGGTGGGCGTGGGTTCGCTGGCATCCACTTCCAGATCGCCCGCGCCACCCGGCAGCCGCAGCACGCTGGTGACGTGGCCCAGGTTGCTCTCCTGGCCGCTCTGGCTGTTCCAGAC contains:
- a CDS encoding ABC transporter permease, with translation MSVPISLFQVVLAAALMLLSALLSWRLRLGLGRDILTAGTRMTVQLLLVGLILGWVFALRSPWPILGIGLVMTVLAAQAAVGRTRGRYPGIFLDAFAAIFGSSFVLTGLTLGAVLQIRPWFEAQYAVPILGMVLGNTLTGVSLALDRFTSDLGHNRSAIEERLALGATRWEAARGTVRAAVRTGMLPTLNSMAVMGIVSLPGMMTGQILAGASPAVAVRYQIVIMFVLAASSALGSLGAVLLAYRALLDSRDRLRGERLKAPR
- a CDS encoding ABC transporter ATP-binding protein yields the protein MEAGEVLLSARGLSRAVGSRRLWQDVELAVGVGERLGISGPSGVGKSLLLRALAGLDALQSGEVWLRGKSQSSWPMPQFRAEVMSLLQRPAPASGTVGAHLAEPFGFKVHAGKRHQPEEAARLLNQLGRPPTFLDQDAAHLSGGEAQLVALVRALLLSPTVLLLDEATSALDADTAERAESVLRAWLADGPARALIFVSHDRAQQARFATRVHSLSGVGA